One window of the Babesia bovis T2Bo chromosome 2, whole genome shotgun sequence genome contains the following:
- a CDS encoding SKIP/SNW domain of chromatin family protein: MMAEYTRKSHHALLQSQQQILAQDSHTAGSFSIQDELAVSSKSTENSRVLSLRYGPDGRPEFDAVVRQGVRDGKIVYSKPSDQREKHFSQSDLARPSDDDINKNLDRTREALDMALTRRRQQNSATSGPRSEAEIIKYTPSQQSSKTINQRLIKMVEKETDPLEPSRYRNRKLPASAPSPPPPLQHSPPRKLTKEDQLAWKIPPCISNWKNSKGYTIPIDKRVQADGRRLQEVFVNEKFAVFGESLSLAERTAREEVRLRNEAHRMEKLKEAQEKEEQLRALAARAREERSRMGLDSELQAAELERKREIEREMRLERAGKKIKAAAARDRDITERVALGQPVPSKLSDAHDTRLLNTAAGIDSGFDGGEDENYNIYDKPLFADRSIVGIYQHSSERFQQSLGVNEAMRVPSFANATMVQRTTPVEFVKETADPFGLGTLLDKAKKE, encoded by the exons ATGATGGCTGAATATACTAG GAAGAGCCATCACGCTCTGCTGCAGAGCCAGCAACAGATTCTAGCTCAAGACAGCCATACAGCAGGCTCTTTTTCAATACAAGATGAGTTGGCTGTGTCTAGCAAGTCTACCGag AACTCACGTGTCCTATCCTTGCGATACGGACCAGATGGACGTCCAGAGTTTGATGCTGTAGTTCGTCAAGGGGTTCGCGATGGGAAGATCGTTTATTCAAAGCCCAGTGATCAGCGGGAGAAGCATTTTAGCCAGAGTGACCTTGCGCGTCCTTCTGATGACGATATTAACAAGAATTTAGATCGAACACGTGAAGCATTAGACATGGCATTAACGCGTAGAAGGCAACAGAACTCGGCTACTTCAGGTCCGAGAAGTGAGGCCGAGATCATTAAGTACACGCCTAGTCAACAATCTTCTAAGACTATCAATCAGCGTCTAATTAAAATGGTGGAGAAGGAAACTGACCCATTAGAGCCATctagatatcgcaatagGAAGCTTCCTGCCTCAGCTCCATCACCACCTCCACCATTGCAACATTCACCACCTCGCAAATTGACCAAAGAAGACCAATTGGCTTGGAAGATACCACCGTGTATCAGCAATTGGAAGAATTCTAAGGGTTACACCATACCAATTGACAAGCGTGTTCAAGCAGATGGTCGTCGTCTGCAGGAGGTGTTCGTTAATGAGAAATTCGCTGTATTCGGCGAGAGTCTTTCCTTGGCAGAACGTACTGCTCGTGAAGAGGTTAGGTTGCGTAACGAGGCTCATCGGATGGAGAAGTTGAAGGAAGCTCAGGAGAAGGAAGAGCAGCTTCGTGCATTAGCTGCACGTGCTAGAGAGGAACGATCACGAATGGGTTTGGATAGTGAGTTACAGGCAGCTGAGTTGGAGCGTAAGCGTGAAATTGAGCGTGAGATGCGTTTAGAACGCGCTGGCAAGAAGATTAAAGCGGCTGCTGCTAGGGATAGGGATATTACTGAACGTGTAGCTTTGGGCCAACCAGTTCCTAGTAAGCTTTCTGATGCCCATGACACCAGACTTCTCAATACTGCTGCTGGCATCGATTCTGGCTTCGATGGTGGTGAGGATGAGAATTACAACATTTATGACAAGCCACTATTTGCTGACAGGAGTATTGTcggtatatatcaacattcAAGTGAGCGTTTCCAGCAGTCGCTGGGTGTAAATGAAGCTATGCGTGTACCTTCATTCGCTAATGCAACTATGGTTCAGAGAACGACCCCTGTGGAGTTTGTCAAGGAAACCGCGGATCCATTTGGTTTAGGTACATTGTTAGACAAAGCCAAGAAAGAGTAG